The following proteins come from a genomic window of Micromonospora zamorensis:
- a CDS encoding PP2C family protein-serine/threonine phosphatase, whose product MTLKLRSVGTSDRGLIRSGNQDALHAGTWLVAVADGMGGMAAGDLASALTIDAVAPLDVETPEDALVAALEGGIALATSRIRQAVAEDSERQGMGTTLTALLFARTGSCLALAHVGDSRAYLFREGVLKQVTRDDTFVQMLVDQGVITADQASSHPRRAVVTQALQGDEVSPSYATMVPRAGDRWLLCSDGLSNVVRPDTLTEVLTGYPERSECVGKLIDLALHAGAPDNVTVVVADVVEE is encoded by the coding sequence ATGACCCTGAAGCTGCGTTCCGTGGGAACGAGCGACCGTGGGCTGATCCGCAGCGGGAACCAGGACGCCCTGCACGCCGGCACCTGGCTCGTCGCCGTCGCCGACGGCATGGGCGGGATGGCCGCCGGTGACCTGGCCAGCGCCCTCACCATCGACGCGGTCGCCCCGCTGGATGTGGAGACTCCCGAGGACGCTCTGGTGGCCGCACTGGAGGGTGGCATCGCGCTCGCCACCTCCCGGATCCGGCAGGCGGTCGCCGAGGATTCCGAGCGGCAGGGCATGGGCACCACGCTGACCGCCCTGCTCTTCGCCCGTACCGGCAGCTGCCTGGCCCTCGCGCACGTCGGCGACTCCCGGGCCTACCTGTTTCGCGAGGGCGTGCTCAAGCAGGTCACCCGGGACGACACGTTCGTCCAGATGCTGGTGGACCAGGGCGTGATCACCGCGGACCAGGCCAGCAGCCACCCGCGACGGGCGGTGGTCACCCAGGCGTTGCAGGGCGACGAGGTTTCCCCGTCGTACGCGACGATGGTGCCCCGGGCCGGCGACCGCTGGTTGCTGTGCAGCGACGGCCTGTCCAACGTCGTCCGTCCGGACACCCTCACCGAGGTGCTCACCGGTTACCCGGAGCGGTCGGAGTGCGTCGGCAAGCTGATCGACCTGGCACTGCACGCCGGCGCACCGGACAACGTCACCGTCGTGGTGGCCGACGTCGTGGAGGAATAG
- the hrpB gene encoding ATP-dependent helicase HrpB, translated as MLSDVTLDLPVRPVLPAMVAALDAAGAGVLVAPPGTGKTTLAPLAVADRVTGRVVIAQPRRVAARAAARRMAELLGERVGERVGYAVRGERKVGPATRIEVVTTGLLVRRLHHDPELPGTGAVLLDECHERQLDADLALAFTVEARATLRPDLWLLAMSATPDTDRFAALLGGSAPAPVVRADSALYPVQRIWAPPARPIAPSGAGPVDRALLDHVAATVRRALSERDGDVLVFLPGAGEIAGVTGRLADLRDTVALLPLHGRQRGAEQDAALRPADRRRVVLATALAETSLTVPGVRVVVDAGLSRVPRIDLARGLGALVTVPVSRAAATQRAGRAGREAPGYVYRCWSAATHERLPARAEPEIATADLTGFALELAAWGRPDGVGLALPDAPPAAAMTVARDTLHTLGAVDVDGRITARGRAIAAAGAHPRLARALLDGAGRVGADRAAEVVALLAEESAAGPGDDLVAGWRRLRTGVDAGATARWRTEVRRLRAALPAGGAPAGRTDSVGRGGSGGLSDDLAAGLLVGLAYPERLARVRRPGGSAYLMTGGTAAELAVGSGLAGADWLAVAVADRTPGAPSARIRRASPVDEATAREAAGPLLRTSREVGWSDGDVVAREVTRLGAIELVQRRLDRPDRAEVAAALLTGLRQEGLGLLPWTPAARALRERLAFLRHHLGVPWPDVSDEALLDAAPTWLGPELAAARRRADLARADVTSALRRLLPWAQAARLDELAPERIEVPSGSRIRVDYTDPTAPVLAVKLQETFGWSVAPRVGDGRVPVLLHLLSPAGRPVAVTADLPSFWRTGYPQVRSELRGRYPRHPWPEDPGTATPTRRATPRRR; from the coding sequence GTGCTCTCCGACGTAACCCTGGACCTGCCGGTACGCCCGGTGCTGCCGGCGATGGTCGCGGCGCTCGACGCCGCCGGCGCCGGCGTGCTGGTGGCCCCGCCGGGCACCGGCAAGACCACCCTGGCGCCGCTGGCCGTGGCCGACCGGGTGACCGGCCGGGTGGTGATCGCCCAACCCCGTCGGGTGGCGGCCCGCGCCGCCGCCCGGCGCATGGCCGAGCTGCTCGGCGAGCGGGTGGGCGAGCGTGTCGGCTACGCGGTCCGCGGTGAGCGCAAGGTGGGCCCGGCCACCCGGATCGAGGTGGTCACCACCGGCCTGCTGGTCCGGCGGCTGCACCACGACCCGGAGCTGCCCGGTACGGGCGCCGTGCTGCTCGACGAGTGCCACGAACGACAACTCGACGCCGACCTCGCGCTGGCCTTCACCGTCGAGGCGCGGGCCACCCTCCGGCCGGACCTGTGGCTGCTGGCGATGTCCGCCACCCCGGACACCGACCGGTTCGCCGCGCTGCTCGGCGGGTCCGCCCCCGCCCCGGTGGTACGGGCCGATTCGGCGCTGTACCCGGTGCAGCGGATCTGGGCGCCGCCGGCGCGCCCGATCGCCCCGTCCGGGGCCGGGCCGGTGGACCGGGCCCTGCTCGACCACGTGGCCGCCACCGTCCGGCGGGCGCTGTCCGAGCGCGACGGCGATGTCCTGGTCTTCCTGCCCGGGGCCGGCGAGATAGCGGGGGTCACCGGCCGCTTGGCCGACCTGCGCGACACCGTGGCGCTGCTTCCGTTGCACGGCCGCCAACGCGGCGCCGAGCAGGACGCCGCCCTGCGTCCCGCTGACCGACGCCGGGTCGTGCTGGCCACCGCGCTGGCCGAGACCAGCCTGACCGTCCCGGGCGTACGGGTCGTGGTGGACGCGGGGCTGTCCCGGGTACCGCGTATCGACCTGGCCCGCGGGCTGGGCGCTCTGGTCACCGTGCCGGTCTCCCGAGCCGCCGCCACCCAGCGGGCGGGCCGGGCCGGCCGGGAGGCCCCCGGGTACGTCTACCGGTGCTGGTCGGCGGCGACCCACGAGCGGCTGCCCGCCCGGGCCGAGCCGGAGATCGCCACCGCCGACCTGACCGGCTTCGCGTTGGAGCTGGCCGCCTGGGGTCGGCCCGACGGCGTCGGGCTCGCGCTGCCCGACGCCCCACCGGCCGCCGCGATGACGGTGGCCCGGGACACGCTGCACACCCTGGGCGCGGTCGACGTCGACGGCCGGATCACCGCGCGGGGGCGGGCGATCGCCGCCGCGGGTGCACACCCCCGGCTGGCCCGGGCGCTGCTCGACGGCGCCGGGCGGGTCGGCGCCGACCGGGCGGCCGAGGTGGTCGCCCTGCTCGCCGAGGAGAGCGCGGCGGGCCCCGGTGACGACCTGGTCGCCGGTTGGCGTCGACTGCGAACTGGTGTCGACGCGGGCGCGACAGCCCGGTGGCGCACCGAGGTACGACGGCTACGCGCCGCCCTGCCCGCCGGCGGCGCACCCGCCGGCCGCACCGACTCCGTGGGCCGGGGCGGCTCGGGTGGGCTCAGCGACGATCTCGCCGCCGGGCTGCTCGTCGGTCTGGCGTACCCGGAACGGTTGGCCCGGGTGCGGCGACCGGGCGGTTCGGCGTACCTGATGACCGGCGGGACCGCCGCGGAGCTGGCGGTCGGTTCGGGGCTGGCCGGTGCCGACTGGCTGGCGGTGGCCGTCGCGGACCGCACCCCCGGCGCGCCGTCGGCGCGGATCCGCCGGGCCTCGCCGGTGGACGAGGCGACGGCCCGGGAGGCAGCCGGCCCGCTGCTGCGCACGAGTCGGGAGGTCGGCTGGTCCGACGGCGACGTGGTGGCCCGGGAGGTGACCCGGCTCGGCGCGATCGAGCTGGTGCAGCGGCGGCTGGACCGACCGGACCGCGCGGAGGTGGCCGCGGCGTTGCTGACCGGCCTGCGTCAGGAGGGTCTGGGACTGCTGCCCTGGACCCCGGCGGCCCGGGCGCTGCGGGAGCGGCTCGCGTTCCTCCGACACCATCTTGGCGTCCCGTGGCCGGACGTCAGCGACGAGGCGCTGCTCGACGCCGCACCCACCTGGCTGGGACCGGAGCTGGCCGCCGCCCGGCGCCGCGCCGACCTGGCGCGGGCGGACGTGACGTCGGCGCTGCGCCGGCTGCTGCCCTGGGCGCAGGCCGCCCGCTTGGACGAGCTGGCCCCGGAGCGGATCGAGGTGCCGAGCGGTTCGCGGATCCGGGTGGACTACACCGACCCGACCGCGCCCGTGCTCGCGGTGAAACTCCAGGAGACGTTCGGCTGGTCGGTGGCGCCACGCGTCGGCGACGGGCGGGTGCCGGTGCTGCTGCACCTGCTCTCCCCCGCCGGCCGGCCGGTGGCGGTGACCGCCGACCTGCCGTCGTTCTGGCGCACCGGCTATCCGCAGGTCCGTTCCGAGTTGCGCGGGCGCTATCCCCGGCACCCGTGGCCGGAGGATCCGGGAACGGCGACGCCCACCCGCCGCGCCACACCACGGCGGCGCTGA
- a CDS encoding DUF397 domain-containing protein, with protein MTAHDLTRADWRTSTRSSGNGNCVEVATADGQVAVRDSKDRSGPVLAFGPSAWRAFVGGVGEVRRR; from the coding sequence ATGACGGCGCACGACCTGACCCGAGCGGACTGGCGCACCAGCACGCGCAGCAGTGGCAACGGCAACTGCGTGGAGGTCGCGACAGCCGACGGTCAGGTCGCCGTACGCGACAGCAAGGACCGCTCCGGCCCGGTGCTCGCCTTCGGGCCGTCGGCCTGGCGGGCCTTCGTGGGGGGCGTCGGCGAGGTCCGTCGGCGTTGA
- a CDS encoding helix-turn-helix domain-containing protein, translating into MRRRRIARELRQLRERAGMTLDVAARQLDMSKSNLSRIETAQIGIKPRDVRAALALYQVTGSDAEALIEIARGAQQRGWWQNYSDVLPEWFEFYVGLEAEAATLRTYEAESVPGLLQTEAYAREIFRRTAGEDGLERKIAARLRRQEVLRHEDPVHLSVVLNEAVLLRPVGGAAVMAEQLVHMTRIAQLPNVTIQVLPFAAGGHPAMSTPYVILNFADAADASVVYLDNLTMGLALEDGDHVLGYSLLHEELCRMALDPTASLTRLEHASRNFA; encoded by the coding sequence GTGCGCCGCCGACGCATCGCCAGGGAGCTTCGCCAGCTCCGGGAACGCGCGGGTATGACCCTCGACGTGGCGGCCCGTCAGCTCGACATGTCGAAGAGCAATCTCTCCCGCATCGAGACCGCCCAGATCGGCATCAAACCGCGCGACGTCCGGGCGGCACTCGCGCTCTACCAGGTGACCGGCTCCGACGCTGAGGCACTGATCGAGATCGCCCGAGGCGCGCAGCAACGCGGCTGGTGGCAGAACTACAGCGACGTGCTGCCCGAGTGGTTCGAGTTCTACGTCGGGCTGGAGGCCGAGGCGGCGACGCTGCGCACGTACGAGGCCGAGTCGGTGCCCGGGCTGCTGCAGACCGAGGCGTACGCACGGGAGATCTTCCGGCGCACCGCCGGCGAGGACGGCCTGGAGCGCAAGATCGCCGCCCGGCTACGCCGACAGGAGGTGCTGCGTCACGAGGATCCGGTCCATCTCTCGGTGGTGCTCAACGAGGCGGTGCTGCTGCGCCCGGTCGGTGGCGCCGCGGTGATGGCCGAACAACTGGTCCACATGACGCGGATAGCGCAGTTACCCAACGTGACAATTCAGGTACTTCCATTCGCGGCTGGCGGCCATCCCGCGATGAGCACCCCGTACGTGATCCTCAACTTCGCCGATGCCGCCGACGCCTCAGTGGTTTACCTGGATAACCTCACGATGGGGCTGGCTCTGGAGGATGGCGATCATGTGCTCGGGTATAGCCTTCTGCACGAGGAGCTGTGCCGGATGGCGCTCGATCCGACGGCGTCGCTGACCCGTCTTGAGCATGCTTCTCGTAACTTTGCGTGA
- a CDS encoding GOLPH3/VPS74 family protein, producing the protein MLSADEFFLIAHNDSRGKAKLHPAATGLGLAAGLLGELLLYGHITVSDGRVTVIDRRPPADALAHTVLDQLIGESQHQELRIWLSFLAQSATTSVGERLARAGVLRRQESRRLLRTSVSYLPIDLNAVAWPATRLRALLERPDPPSVPDALLLGLVMATGLTREVLWSAGPRAHHRLNVLIPALPAPLKELVGHTEAAVGAAVLRGLP; encoded by the coding sequence TTGCTCAGCGCCGACGAGTTCTTCCTGATCGCACACAACGACAGTCGTGGCAAGGCCAAGCTGCACCCGGCGGCGACCGGGCTCGGGCTGGCCGCCGGGCTGCTCGGCGAGCTGCTCCTCTATGGACACATCACCGTCTCCGACGGCCGGGTCACCGTCATCGACCGCCGTCCGCCGGCTGACGCGCTGGCGCACACCGTGCTCGACCAGCTGATCGGCGAGTCCCAGCACCAGGAGCTGCGCATCTGGCTCAGCTTCCTGGCCCAGAGCGCGACCACCTCGGTGGGGGAGCGGCTGGCCCGCGCCGGCGTGCTGCGCCGCCAGGAGAGCCGTCGGCTGCTGCGTACCTCGGTCAGCTACCTGCCGATCGACCTCAACGCGGTGGCCTGGCCGGCCACCCGGCTGCGGGCCCTGCTGGAACGGCCGGACCCGCCAAGCGTGCCGGATGCTCTGCTGCTCGGCCTGGTCATGGCGACGGGGCTGACCCGCGAGGTGCTGTGGAGCGCCGGCCCGCGCGCCCACCACCGCCTGAACGTCCTCATCCCCGCGCTGCCGGCACCCCTCAAGGAGCTCGTCGGGCACACCGAGGCCGCCGTCGGCGCCGCCGTGCTGCGCGGCCTCCCCTGA
- a CDS encoding APC family permease produces MRPTSTVDRPSNVSESLARGRLGIPSVIFFVLSAAAPLTVVAGVVTTGYGVIGVTGIPLAFLLVAAVLALFSVGYVAMSRRVENAGAFYAYVSRGLGRPAGVAAAWVALTAYNALQVGLYGTIGVAAEPVLDRIFGGHPHWSIVALVAWALVGVLGLLRVDINGRVLAALLVAEIVVVLIFDLGQLGNPAGGEVSFAGFAPDNLFVPGVGAVLVLAVLGFVGFESAVVFSEESKDPKRTVPLATYLSVVIVAALYALSSWTMAVAVGPDQIVSEAGEQSVGLIFNLAAAHLGDTAVTIGQVLFLTSVLAAMISFHNTTARYAFALGRERVLPAVFGRTSPRSGAPQAASVAQSVFGLLVILLYAVNGWDPVVKLFFWVGTTGGFGVLLLIATTSVAVIAYFARSGGDETLWRRLIAPVLATLALFVIIWLAVSNFANLLGVAPDSPLRWLAPAVFPVVAVLGINWALVLRRRRPDTYARIGLGAASAAAAVKPEAPASVEVNR; encoded by the coding sequence ATGCGACCGACATCGACAGTCGACCGACCCAGCAACGTCTCCGAATCTCTCGCCCGGGGCCGCCTCGGCATCCCCTCGGTGATCTTCTTCGTGCTCTCCGCCGCCGCGCCGTTGACCGTGGTGGCCGGCGTCGTCACCACCGGCTACGGCGTCATCGGCGTGACCGGCATCCCGCTGGCCTTCCTGCTGGTCGCCGCTGTGCTCGCGCTGTTCTCGGTGGGCTACGTGGCGATGTCCCGTCGGGTGGAGAACGCCGGCGCCTTCTACGCCTACGTCTCCCGAGGTCTGGGCCGACCGGCCGGTGTGGCTGCGGCCTGGGTAGCGCTGACCGCGTACAACGCGCTCCAGGTCGGGCTGTACGGCACCATCGGCGTGGCGGCCGAGCCGGTGCTCGACCGGATCTTCGGCGGGCACCCGCACTGGTCGATCGTCGCCCTGGTGGCGTGGGCACTGGTCGGCGTACTCGGCCTGCTGCGGGTGGACATCAACGGCCGGGTGCTGGCGGCGCTGCTGGTCGCCGAGATCGTGGTCGTCCTGATCTTCGACCTGGGCCAGCTCGGCAACCCGGCCGGCGGCGAGGTCAGCTTCGCCGGGTTCGCGCCCGACAACCTCTTCGTGCCCGGGGTCGGCGCGGTGCTGGTGCTGGCCGTCCTCGGGTTCGTCGGCTTCGAGTCCGCCGTGGTGTTCAGCGAGGAGAGCAAGGACCCGAAGCGGACGGTGCCGCTGGCCACGTACCTCTCAGTGGTGATCGTCGCCGCGCTGTACGCGCTCTCCTCCTGGACCATGGCGGTCGCCGTCGGACCGGATCAGATCGTCAGCGAGGCCGGCGAGCAGAGCGTTGGGCTGATCTTCAACCTGGCCGCGGCGCACCTCGGTGACACCGCGGTCACCATCGGCCAGGTGCTCTTCCTGACCTCGGTGCTGGCCGCGATGATCTCCTTCCACAACACCACGGCCCGCTACGCGTTCGCACTCGGTCGGGAGCGGGTGCTGCCGGCGGTGTTCGGACGGACCTCGCCGCGCAGCGGCGCGCCACAGGCCGCCTCGGTGGCGCAGAGCGTGTTCGGCCTACTGGTCATCCTGCTGTACGCGGTCAACGGCTGGGATCCGGTTGTCAAGCTGTTCTTCTGGGTTGGCACCACCGGCGGCTTCGGCGTGCTGCTGCTGATCGCCACCACCTCGGTGGCGGTGATCGCCTACTTCGCCCGTTCCGGCGGCGACGAGACGCTGTGGCGGCGGCTCATCGCACCCGTCCTGGCCACCCTCGCGCTCTTCGTGATCATCTGGCTGGCCGTGTCGAACTTCGCCAACCTGCTCGGCGTCGCGCCGGACTCCCCCCTGCGCTGGCTAGCGCCCGCCGTGTTCCCGGTGGTGGCCGTCCTGGGCATCAACTGGGCGCTGGTGCTGCGCCGTCGCCGTCCGGACACGTACGCCCGGATCGGCCTCGGAGCGGCGAGCGCTGCCGCTGCGGTCAAGCCAGAGGCGCCGGCCAGCGTGGAGGTGAACCGATGA
- a CDS encoding GNAT family N-acetyltransferase — protein MSIVIEQLGPDETSLVAGRIAEAFTVLEVTRWLVPDPSKREAVLAGDFEILVGHAMRHGFVHATEDRAAVAVWFPSVGEPAPPPVDYDARLAAACGEWTDRFQHLDELFAAHHPHPEHHHLAFLATQPGRQGQGLGTALMRHHHAWLDANAMPAYLEASSPRSRDLYAKNGYLAGEPFRVPDGTPFWPMWREPVSR, from the coding sequence ATGAGCATCGTCATCGAGCAACTCGGACCCGACGAGACCAGCCTGGTGGCCGGCCGGATCGCCGAGGCGTTCACCGTCCTGGAGGTGACGCGCTGGCTGGTGCCCGACCCGAGCAAGCGGGAGGCCGTGCTGGCCGGGGACTTCGAGATCCTGGTCGGGCACGCCATGCGGCACGGCTTCGTCCACGCCACCGAGGACCGGGCCGCCGTCGCGGTGTGGTTCCCGTCGGTCGGCGAGCCGGCTCCGCCGCCGGTGGACTACGACGCCCGGCTGGCTGCCGCCTGCGGCGAGTGGACCGACCGGTTCCAGCATCTCGACGAGCTGTTCGCCGCGCACCACCCGCATCCGGAGCACCACCACCTGGCCTTCCTGGCGACCCAGCCGGGCCGGCAGGGTCAGGGGCTGGGCACCGCGTTGATGCGGCACCACCACGCCTGGCTGGACGCCAACGCGATGCCGGCGTACCTGGAGGCGAGCAGCCCGCGCAGCCGGGACCTGTACGCGAAGAACGGCTACCTGGCCGGGGAGCCGTTCCGGGTGCCCGACGGCACGCCGTTCTGGCCGATGTGGCGGGAGCCGGTCAGCCGCTGA
- a CDS encoding SigB/SigF/SigG family RNA polymerase sigma factor has product MTASTITEQPNTAAKASTKLDPRALTDSAADLLNAMAALPANHPSRAALRDRAIEAWLPLANHLAHRYSGRGEPTDDLAQTAAVGLIKAIDKFDPSRGVDFAGYAIPTIIGELKRHFRDRTWDIRVPRRLQELRLAISDANSSLLQTLGRSPTVADIAAHLKLTEEEVLEGLEGARAYNAVSLSTPTGDGERATELGDMLGGEDSEFELAELRVALGPALATLDEREQKILTLRFYGNLTQSQIADQIGVSQMHVSRLLTRALTKLRGQLDGTY; this is encoded by the coding sequence ATGACCGCTTCAACGATCACCGAGCAGCCGAACACCGCTGCCAAGGCGAGCACCAAGCTTGACCCGCGCGCCCTCACCGACAGTGCCGCCGACCTGCTCAACGCCATGGCCGCGCTGCCCGCCAACCACCCGTCGCGTGCCGCCCTGCGGGACCGCGCGATCGAGGCCTGGCTGCCGCTGGCCAACCACCTGGCCCACCGCTACAGCGGGCGTGGCGAGCCAACCGACGACCTGGCCCAGACCGCCGCTGTCGGCCTGATCAAGGCCATCGACAAGTTCGACCCCTCCCGCGGCGTCGACTTCGCCGGCTACGCGATCCCCACCATCATCGGCGAGCTCAAGCGGCACTTCCGGGACCGCACCTGGGACATCCGCGTGCCCCGCCGGCTCCAGGAGCTGCGTCTGGCCATCTCCGACGCCAACAGCTCGCTGCTGCAGACCCTCGGCCGCTCGCCGACGGTCGCCGACATCGCCGCCCACCTCAAGCTCACCGAGGAAGAGGTGCTGGAGGGCCTGGAGGGCGCCCGCGCGTACAACGCGGTATCGCTGTCCACCCCGACGGGCGACGGCGAGCGCGCGACCGAGCTGGGCGACATGCTCGGCGGCGAGGACAGCGAGTTCGAACTGGCCGAGCTGCGGGTCGCCCTCGGCCCGGCACTGGCCACCCTCGACGAGCGCGAGCAGAAGATCCTCACGCTGCGCTTCTACGGCAACCTGACCCAGTCGCAGATCGCCGACCAGATCGGCGTCTCGCAGATGCACGTCTCGCGACTGCTGACCCGGGCGCTGACCAAGCTGCGCGGTCAGCTCGACGGCACGTACTGA